A portion of the Streptococcus urinalis 2285-97 genome contains these proteins:
- a CDS encoding phage portal protein, with translation MPVFSFINQITEDPPKLDGEFFNIDDYNFLKPNLSGNEWVSASAALKNSDLFSIINQLSNDLATVKLTASKKQFQGIIDNPTNTANQFGFYQSIFAQLLLGGEAFAYRWRNNNGRDIKWEYLRPSQISFNPLDYENGLYYNISFDNPKTKPKIHVPQNDVLHFRLLSVDGGKSSVSPLMSLSRELNIQKASDHLTLNSLKNALNANGILKIKGGGLLDFRTKQSRARQAMKQMNGGPLVLDDLEDFKPLEIKSNVAQLLNQADWTTGQFAKVYGIPENVVGGQGDQQSSLEMSSNIYAKAVARYLRPVISELLHKLNCDIDTDLFPAVDPTGSNYIKRVNELVKNGVVAQNQGLYMLQQAEIVPKELPQGRNDNNHNKFMKGGDDNGKD, from the coding sequence GTGCCAGTTTTTAGTTTTATAAATCAAATAACTGAAGATCCACCAAAATTAGATGGAGAATTCTTTAATATAGATGACTATAACTTTCTAAAGCCTAATCTTAGTGGGAATGAGTGGGTGTCTGCTAGTGCAGCTTTAAAAAACTCTGATTTATTTTCGATTATTAATCAGTTATCAAATGATTTAGCAACAGTTAAGTTAACTGCATCGAAAAAGCAATTTCAAGGAATTATTGATAATCCTACTAATACGGCAAATCAATTTGGTTTCTATCAGTCAATATTTGCACAGCTATTATTAGGTGGAGAAGCCTTTGCCTATCGATGGAGAAATAACAATGGTCGAGACATTAAATGGGAATATTTACGACCATCACAAATATCATTTAATCCACTAGATTATGAAAATGGGCTTTATTACAATATTTCGTTTGATAATCCAAAAACAAAGCCAAAGATTCATGTCCCACAAAATGATGTATTACATTTCCGATTACTTTCTGTTGATGGTGGTAAATCTAGCGTTAGTCCGCTGATGTCACTAAGTCGTGAGCTTAATATTCAAAAGGCAAGTGATCACCTAACACTAAATTCACTAAAAAATGCATTAAATGCAAATGGTATCTTGAAAATAAAGGGTGGAGGACTATTAGATTTTAGAACTAAACAATCACGTGCTAGACAAGCCATGAAGCAAATGAATGGTGGCCCTCTAGTTTTAGATGATTTAGAGGACTTTAAACCTTTAGAAATTAAATCTAACGTGGCACAGCTACTTAATCAAGCAGATTGGACCACAGGACAATTTGCAAAAGTCTATGGTATTCCAGAGAATGTAGTAGGAGGACAAGGAGATCAACAATCATCACTTGAAATGAGTTCTAATATTTATGCTAAGGCTGTCGCAAGGTACTTACGGCCAGTTATCAGCGAATTGTTACATAAATTAAATTGTGATATTGATACTGATTTATTTCCAGCTGTAGATCCTACAGGTTCAAATTACATAAAGCGAGTTAATGAACTTGTTAAGAATGGTGTTGTTGCGCAAAATCAAGGTCTATACATGCTACAACAAGCAGAAATTGTTCCAAAAGAATTACCACAAGGCAGAAATGATAATAATCATAATAAGTTTATGAAAGGAGGTGATGATAATGGGAAAGATTGA
- a CDS encoding head maturation protease, ClpP-related has product MGKIDVKGDIVSNDVGEFYDWFGMSSTYPKKIQQAIENDEDDEIILDVASNGGDVFAASEIYTMLKSSKKNIVVNIQGLAASAASVISMAGNTVRMSPTAHIMIHKASTISAGNSDNFEHESMILNSIDESIASAYEMKTGMAQTDLLHLMSQETWLNAKNALDKGFIDEIMFLDEKDSTHTFENTTHVLPTKAALNKFKNIIAKDKLNKHSSQPTNSLRDRKLAILLEK; this is encoded by the coding sequence ATGGGAAAGATTGATGTGAAAGGTGATATTGTCTCAAATGATGTTGGTGAATTTTATGATTGGTTTGGGATGTCTAGTACTTATCCTAAAAAGATTCAGCAAGCAATTGAAAATGATGAAGATGATGAAATCATATTAGATGTAGCGTCAAATGGCGGAGATGTGTTTGCTGCTAGTGAAATCTATACAATGCTGAAAAGCTCTAAGAAAAATATTGTTGTTAATATTCAAGGTTTAGCAGCTTCAGCAGCTAGTGTTATTTCTATGGCTGGTAATACGGTTAGAATGAGTCCTACTGCCCATATCATGATTCATAAAGCTTCAACTATTTCCGCTGGGAATAGTGATAATTTTGAACATGAATCAATGATTTTAAATAGTATTGATGAATCAATTGCTAGTGCATATGAAATGAAAACTGGAATGGCACAAACAGATCTATTACATTTAATGTCTCAAGAAACATGGTTAAATGCTAAGAATGCATTAGATAAAGGCTTTATAGATGAAATTATGTTTCTAGATGAGAAAGATAGTACTCATACTTTTGAGAATACTACGCATGTTTTACCAACTAAAGCAGCACTTAATAAATTTAAAAATATAATCGCAAAAGATAAATTAAATAAACATTCAAGCCAGCCTACTAACTCATTAAGAGATCGTAAACTGGCTATTTTACTTGAAAAATAA